In one Sphingobacterium daejeonense genomic region, the following are encoded:
- a CDS encoding type IA DNA topoisomerase, producing the protein MTAWKDGKEFDGLFQAAQGRSRADWLIGINATQALSIAAGNGIYSLGRVQTPTLALICKRYLENKNFAIKKYWQIQLLHRKENIDFKSISKTKWNEQKLAEDTLRLVQRHGTATVISVENKNTTEQPPLLFDLTGLQKEANKKLNLSAEQTLNIAQNLYEKKFITYPRTGSKYIPEDMWSEIPNLVRALQDNDNFKQAISKLKWGRFNKRVVNDLRVTDHHGILITDKVPSALNADETKVYDMIAFRLLEAISQPCIKEITDIALEVSHYDFMLKGCKVLEAGWRSIKGTFSDEDTEPIQDLPELKKGGELKIKEASCLEKKTKPPVLFTEAGLLSAMENAGKEIANEDERKALQGIGIGTPATRAAIIETLFKRDYIKREKKSLVPNEKGLQVYDAVKDKRIADVAMTAEWEMALQKIENNEADAMDFHQSMEAYASAVTQELLSISIAGEKQHELTCQKCKAHKLLIRDKVVKCPDEACNWLLFRNICGVRLSLNEVENLVNKGTTSLIKGMKSKAGKKFDARIVLKDTYETSFEFDNSTYKKR; encoded by the coding sequence TTGACAGCCTGGAAAGACGGTAAAGAATTTGACGGCTTATTTCAGGCTGCACAAGGCAGAAGCCGTGCCGATTGGCTGATCGGCATCAATGCGACACAGGCATTGAGTATAGCCGCTGGCAACGGCATTTATTCGCTGGGCAGGGTGCAAACACCTACATTGGCTTTGATTTGTAAACGCTATCTGGAAAATAAAAATTTCGCTATTAAAAAGTATTGGCAAATTCAGCTATTGCACCGCAAAGAGAATATTGATTTTAAGAGTATCTCAAAAACCAAATGGAACGAACAAAAGCTTGCGGAAGATACATTACGACTGGTCCAAAGACACGGAACCGCAACGGTCATATCTGTGGAAAACAAAAACACCACGGAGCAACCCCCCTTGCTTTTTGATCTCACAGGCTTGCAAAAAGAAGCCAATAAAAAGCTGAACCTGTCGGCAGAGCAAACACTCAATATTGCCCAGAACCTTTATGAAAAGAAATTTATTACCTATCCACGTACCGGAAGCAAATATATACCCGAAGATATGTGGAGTGAGATACCTAATCTTGTAAGAGCGTTACAGGACAATGATAACTTTAAGCAAGCTATTTCTAAATTAAAATGGGGTCGCTTCAATAAACGTGTCGTGAATGACCTGCGTGTAACAGACCACCACGGAATACTCATCACGGACAAAGTGCCGTCTGCACTCAATGCCGACGAAACAAAGGTTTATGATATGATTGCCTTTCGACTGCTCGAAGCTATCTCTCAGCCTTGCATTAAAGAAATAACGGATATAGCATTGGAAGTATCACACTACGATTTTATGCTAAAAGGCTGTAAAGTTTTGGAAGCGGGCTGGCGTTCGATCAAAGGAACATTTTCGGACGAAGATACCGAACCGATACAGGATTTGCCCGAACTGAAAAAAGGCGGTGAATTGAAAATCAAAGAAGCCTCCTGTTTGGAAAAGAAAACAAAACCACCTGTGCTGTTTACCGAAGCCGGACTATTGTCGGCAATGGAAAATGCCGGAAAGGAAATAGCGAATGAAGATGAGCGTAAAGCCTTGCAAGGCATTGGCATTGGAACACCCGCTACAAGAGCGGCAATAATCGAAACGCTTTTTAAGCGGGATTATATCAAGCGTGAAAAGAAATCCCTTGTTCCTAACGAAAAAGGATTGCAGGTTTATGATGCTGTAAAGGACAAAAGAATTGCCGATGTAGCTATGACCGCCGAATGGGAAATGGCTTTGCAGAAGATTGAAAACAACGAGGCAGATGCTATGGATTTTCACCAATCCATGGAAGCCTACGCCTCGGCCGTTACGCAGGAACTGTTGAGCATCAGCATTGCGGGCGAAAAGCAGCACGAACTGACCTGCCAAAAGTGCAAAGCCCATAAACTGCTCATCAGGGATAAGGTGGTCAAATGTCCCGATGAAGCGTGCAACTGGCTTTTGTTCCGCAATATCTGCGGGGTACGGTTGAGCCTTAACGAAGTGGAGAACCTCGTAAACAAAGGAACGACCAGCCTTATCAAAGGGATGAAAAGCAAAGCAGGCAAAAAGTTTGATGCCCGTATCGTACTGAAAGATACCTATGAAACATCGTTTGAATTTGACAACAGCACATATAAAAAGAGATGA
- a CDS encoding helix-turn-helix domain-containing protein, with protein MNIDRMEFIAWMERIMDRFDMLGDNIDDLKKKRNSIDGEELLDNQDLLQMLKISNRSLQRYRSIGKLPYYTISGKLYYKLSDVHQFIRESFNK; from the coding sequence ATGAATATTGACAGAATGGAATTTATAGCGTGGATGGAACGCATCATGGACAGGTTTGATATGTTGGGCGACAATATTGACGATTTAAAAAAGAAACGCAATAGCATAGACGGAGAAGAACTGCTCGATAACCAGGACCTGCTGCAAATGTTGAAAATCAGTAACCGTTCCCTGCAACGCTACCGCTCCATAGGTAAACTACCTTACTATACCATTAGCGGAAAACTGTATTACAAGCTATCCGATGTGCACCAGTTTATCAGGGAGAGTTTTAACAAGTAA
- a CDS encoding DUF3945 domain-containing protein: protein MSEEKETENQQVASEQLSDILLVLDKEKMKIQAVKSIDKSGKMETVDPTKKNQSEFMRVDKHGDFVTNFLSNFWRQLKDPTKFALFKVSADEAVEKAKEFQNQINNPTAEGKKKMEKHEVKNEPEQEQKQENKNDMTKTETTPETSEYRFQPEQIDWETMNNLGLSKEYLEKKNLLDPLLRGYKTNELVPISVNLGGAVVRTDARLSLQSTPEGDVVAAVHGIRREPNLNFEFFGHKFSDEDKQNLRQTGNMGRVVDLIDSKTGELMPSIISVDRLTNELIALKTDFIKIPDEVKGIKLNDEQKQTLVEGKPLFIEGMISTKGTPFDANVQFNADKRYVEFLFDRSNNKQANPKQPTGQSAKAGRRKPRKPLGERNWRMNNTTSSKTVKQFTFRIWSIRKGKLITAISHSTRKQEKPTLSFPTNTRNG, encoded by the coding sequence ATGAGTGAAGAAAAAGAAACAGAAAACCAACAGGTTGCTTCCGAACAGTTATCGGATATACTTTTAGTGCTGGATAAAGAAAAAATGAAAATCCAAGCTGTAAAAAGTATTGACAAAAGCGGAAAAATGGAAACGGTTGACCCTACGAAGAAGAACCAAAGCGAGTTCATGCGGGTGGATAAACACGGTGATTTCGTGACCAATTTCCTTTCCAATTTTTGGAGGCAGTTAAAAGACCCTACCAAATTTGCTCTTTTCAAAGTTTCGGCTGACGAAGCCGTAGAGAAAGCAAAAGAATTTCAGAATCAGATAAACAATCCAACTGCCGAAGGCAAAAAGAAAATGGAAAAGCATGAAGTGAAAAATGAACCCGAACAAGAGCAAAAACAAGAAAATAAAAATGATATGACAAAAACAGAGACAACCCCGGAAACAAGCGAGTACCGCTTCCAGCCGGAACAGATTGATTGGGAAACAATGAACAATCTCGGATTAAGCAAGGAATACCTTGAGAAAAAGAACCTCCTTGACCCACTATTGAGGGGTTACAAGACCAATGAGCTTGTACCTATAAGCGTTAATCTTGGCGGTGCGGTCGTCCGTACAGATGCCCGCTTGTCTTTACAGTCCACCCCGGAGGGGGACGTTGTGGCAGCGGTACACGGTATCAGGCGTGAACCCAACTTAAACTTTGAGTTTTTCGGACACAAGTTCTCAGACGAGGACAAACAGAACTTACGTCAAACAGGCAATATGGGGCGTGTGGTCGATCTGATAGACTCCAAAACAGGCGAATTGATGCCGTCCATCATTAGTGTGGACCGGCTTACCAATGAGCTGATTGCTTTGAAAACAGATTTCATCAAAATCCCCGATGAGGTTAAAGGTATAAAACTAAATGACGAACAAAAACAAACCTTAGTGGAGGGCAAACCCCTGTTCATTGAGGGAATGATTTCTACAAAAGGTACTCCCTTTGATGCAAACGTACAGTTCAATGCGGATAAACGGTATGTGGAATTTCTGTTTGACCGAAGCAACAATAAACAGGCAAACCCAAAACAGCCAACAGGACAATCAGCAAAAGCAGGTCGCAGGAAGCCCCGAAAACCTTTAGGGGAAAGGAACTGGAGGATGAACAATACAACAAGTTCAAAGACGGTCAAACAGTTTACATTCCGAATTTGGTCGATAAGAAAGGGCAAACTTATAACGGCTATATCACATTCAACAAGGAAACAGGAAAAACCAACTTTGAGTTTCCCAACCAATACAAGGAACGGATAA
- a CDS encoding toprim domain-containing protein, producing the protein MKTIIAEKPSVAREIASLLGVSEKKDGYLTGNGYFVTWAFGHLIGLGMPEDYGISGFDKASLPILPNPFILTVRKVKKDKGYTVDTGALKQLKVIKELFHKSNSIIVATDAGREGELIFRYIYEYLKCRKPFQRLWISSLTEKAIKQGFDSLERR; encoded by the coding sequence ATGAAAACAATTATCGCAGAAAAACCAAGCGTAGCAAGGGAAATAGCCAGCTTGTTGGGTGTTTCCGAAAAAAAGGACGGTTATCTAACGGGCAATGGCTATTTCGTTACGTGGGCATTCGGACACCTTATCGGTTTGGGAATGCCCGAAGATTATGGGATTTCGGGATTTGACAAGGCTTCCTTGCCGATACTCCCGAATCCGTTTATTTTGACTGTTCGTAAGGTCAAAAAAGACAAAGGTTATACAGTCGATACTGGAGCATTAAAGCAACTGAAAGTCATCAAGGAGCTATTCCATAAAAGCAACAGTATTATCGTAGCTACCGATGCAGGTCGTGAGGGTGAACTTATCTTTCGGTACATTTATGAATATCTGAAATGCCGTAAGCCCTTTCAGCGGCTTTGGATAAGCTCGCTTACTGAAAAAGCAATCAAGCAAGGGTTTGACAGCCTGGAAAGACGGTAA